The Mobula birostris isolate sMobBir1 chromosome 14, sMobBir1.hap1, whole genome shotgun sequence genome includes a region encoding these proteins:
- the LOC140210062 gene encoding CMRF35-like molecule 5 gives MDFVFLYFMITLSVANATLRGPQVVNGNEGESVQITCTYHMFFRNYQKYWCKGKNRSACTILVKTQGSEKTISEGRISIKDDKRVGEFTVTMDQLTLNDQDMYWCGIIRFLMDLQIPVKLDIFESHQLLPPVTDNLSVQEIRKNNSKYHFIWSILRWIFFVILLLWGIVAMRI, from the exons ATGGactttgtgtttctttatttcatgATCACCCTGTCAG TTGCAAATGCTACTCTAAGAGGACCACAAGTAGTAAATGGAAATGAGGGAGAATCAGTCCAGATTACCTGTACCTACCACATGTTTTTCCGCAACTATCAGAAATACTGGTGCAAAGGCAAGAATAGGTCAGCCTGTACCATTCTGGTAAAAACTCAAGGCTCTGagaagacaatctctgaaggcaGGATAAGCATTAAAGATGATAAAAGAGTCGGGGAGTTTACAGTCACCATGGACCAGCTAACTCTGAATGATCAAGACATGTATTGGTGTGGAATTATCAGATTTTTGATGGACCTGCAAATTCCTGTAAAACTGGACATCTTTGAAA GTCATCAGTTACTTCCTCCAGTCACAGATAACTTATCAGTGCAGGAAATCAG GAAAAATAATTCCAAATACCATTTCATATGGAGCATTTTACGTTGGATCTTCTTTGTCATTCTTCTTCTCTGGGGTATAGTGGCCATGAGAATATAG